In Streptomyces canus, one DNA window encodes the following:
- a CDS encoding ISAs1 family transposase has protein sequence MSSSLIGVLRRHCADIDSTCPDPELPQLTCLVDVLDRIPDPRRVRGRRYRLGSLLALCLVAVLGGAASLAAIARFATDTDCDLRERLGPTAGTPNASTLGRLLARLDGDALDDAVGAWLARYTADPVDEPGDRLIGLAVDGKTVRGSRTDIGAVHLLAAALHACQTVIAQRQITAKSNEIPAFAPLLARIDLRGVIVTADAMHTQRAHAEHVVTAVATTSWWSRGGLRHFRGALGVGGEGAGRRGQ, from the coding sequence GTGTCGTCTTCCCTGATCGGTGTCCTGCGGCGCCACTGCGCAGACATCGACTCCACCTGCCCGGATCCAGAACTGCCGCAGCTCACCTGCCTGGTGGACGTGCTGGACCGGATACCCGATCCCCGCCGGGTCCGAGGCCGCCGCTACCGTCTGGGCTCCCTGCTCGCGCTGTGCCTGGTCGCCGTCCTCGGCGGAGCCGCGTCCCTGGCCGCCATTGCCCGCTTCGCCACGGATACCGACTGCGACCTGCGTGAACGGCTCGGCCCGACTGCCGGCACACCGAACGCCTCCACGCTGGGACGGCTCCTGGCCCGCCTGGACGGCGACGCCCTGGACGACGCGGTGGGCGCTTGGCTCGCCCGGTACACCGCCGACCCGGTCGACGAACCGGGCGACAGGCTGATCGGCCTGGCTGTCGATGGCAAGACCGTGCGCGGCTCCCGCACCGACATCGGCGCCGTGCACCTGCTCGCCGCCGCGCTCCACGCCTGCCAGACCGTGATCGCCCAGCGCCAGATCACCGCGAAGAGCAACGAGATACCCGCCTTCGCCCCGCTGCTGGCCCGAATCGACCTGCGTGGCGTCATCGTCACCGCCGACGCGATGCACACCCAGCGCGCCCACGCCGAGCATGTCGTCACCGCTGTGGCCACTACCTCCTGGTGGTCAAGGGGAGGCCTTCGCCACTTTCGCGGAGCACTGGGAGTGGGGGGTGAAGGCGCTGGTCGACGAGGGCAATGA